The Brachyspira hyodysenteriae ATCC 27164 sequence AATCTGCTATTTTTAATTGATTTCCTGTATCTAATGAATATACACTGTTTACTGTAGCATAGTTTCCATGAGCACCGCCTGTGTATTCATAAACCATTTTATTTATAGATACAACTTTTTCGCTTAAATAGTCTATGCCGTATTGAGAAGAATAATTTTCTATATGTGATATATAATCAGATTTTACCCACTCATCATATATAGGAGTCATTTTATTGCTTATTAAACTTTGAGCTGTTAATAATTTACCCAAATCATTGAAAGTGCTTGCATCAGTTATTCCAAAATCTTTGTTAATGTCTAAATTAATTTTATCTATATTTGCAGATTTGCTGTCATTTTTTAAAGCAAATATTGCTGTTTTAAATTGGAAGAATCTTTGACCATTAGTTGATGATTCGGGAGAAACATTTGAATAACTATATTCAATTATTCTAGCACCTGTTACAGGAGTTTTTGCTGCTTTAAAAGTCATTTCTTTTCCGTCTATTTTAGCAACAAAAGGATATGCAGTGCTTGGGAAATTTCCTTCTAATGTTTTATTGTCATAAGAAGTTGCTGATATATTTCCTTCATCAAGCTCGCCTGCTTTTGTAACATTGAATGTGTTTAAATTTTGATTGATGTCTCTGTAATATACTACTCCAAAATTTCCGCTTTCATTCTGTGCTATTTCAGAGTTGATATATTCTCCGGTATCAGCTACTAAATATACAACTTCATAATTATTAGCTTTTTCATTTTCACTAAGCTGTAATGGTGTAATTTCTGCAGTATTGTTCTCAGTTGCTGTTTCTTGTTTAGCATTATTAGAATTACCGCATGAAACAAAAATAAATAAAGTACATAATGCTGTTAAAAAAATTGCTTTCATTTTTACCCTCTTTTTTACATATTACTCCCAAAAATATATTATATGTAATAACAAAAAATATAATTTTTAGTAAAATAATATTTTGAAAATAATTGCTCGTAATTTTTATAATTGTTTGGAATATTAGATAAAAGCTCAATGATTCGCTAAAATAAATGAAATTAATGTTTATACTTTTTATTTTTTATAATATAAATATTTATAACAATAAAAAATTACTAAATAATTGAGACTATCCTAAAAATATAGTTTATAATATATTGGAATTAATTTAAAATTAAATAATATTAACTTTTTAAATATTTTATTATAAAATATTTAATTGAAAAAACTTCAATAAATATTATTATAGCTAATAAACTTCTGCTATTAACATAGTTTCCACTATAGCTGTTTGTTCGTTAGGTTTAACAATTTTAAATTTATATCCTAAATTTAAATTATCTATCATAGGTTTTATATCAAAAAAGTCAGAATAATTATGATATATACTTATCAATAATACAGGTTTTTGTTTCTTTATTGTATTTATAGCGCCTTTTAAAAATGGCTGTTCAAAACCTTCTAAATCAGTTTTTATTAATCCAATTTCTAGATTATTTTCTTCAACATAACTATCTAAACTAATTATATTAATAGTTTCATCAACTTTATTATAACCCTGAACTTCTTTAGTATTATTTAATGAAATACCTGTAGTTACTGTTTCAATATGAGATATTTCTATTTTATCATTATTTTCACCTAAAGCTAAATTTACAGGTATAATATTTTTTTTATTATTTAGTTTTATAGTTTTTAACATTAATTCATAGTTTATTTTAATTGGTTCAAAACTATATACATTTTTATTTGTATATTCAGAAAGAACTATTGCAGAATCTCCAATAAAAGCTCCAGCATCTATTATATTTTTTTCTTTTACATTATTAATATTTTTAATTATTTCTATTCCATGTTTATCATAAAATACGCATATTTCAAAATGATTAATTGGAAGTAAATAATTTTTATATATATAACACTCATCATCTATTTTATTTGTCATATTTTGCATATATCTAATAATATTTACACAGTTTTTAGCATCATTTCCAGTTAAATATACTTTATCATTAATATTTTCAAATTTTTTTATGCGATCAAAAATGATTTTATGAACTATTTCTATACTTTCATCATCTAATTTATGAATTAAATTTATATATTTATTCCAAAAATTTTTATCATTTATTATTTCTTCTCTGAATATTTTTACTATATTTTCATCCCATGTTTCTAATGAATTATCAATATTATTTTCACATATAGAATTAAGACATAATTTAATATTATTCCTTAATTTTTTAAAAGGAATCCACCATACTATTTCATCTATCACTTTTCTATTCATATATAAACTCCAAGTAAAAAATTGCAATAAAGATACCCTATCAATAGAGATAGGGTTAAATATATTATTAAAATTATATTATTTTTATTATTTAGAATATTGGCTTGGCTTGGCTTGGCTTGGCTTGGCTTGGCTTGGCTTGGCTTGGCTTGTAGGAATAAGCCTATTGTTACAATAGGATCGATTAACATATTGCTATTATATACTAATAACTTAAAATATCAAGTTAATAAATTTCAGCTATTAAAGTAGTTTCTAATATAATGGTATTATCTATAGGTTTTACTATTTTAAATTTATAACCTAAATTTAAATCTTCTATCATTGGTTTTATATCAAAAAAATCAGAATAATTATGATATATACTTATTAGTAATACGGGTTTATGCTTTTTTATTGTATTTATAGCACCTTTTAAAAATTCTTGCTCAAAGCCTTCTAAATCGGTTTTTATTAATCCAACTTCTAAGTTATTTTTATATACAAATTCATCTAGCGTAATCATATTTATAATCTCTTCATTAGTGTAAACATCATTATTGTTATTAATTAATGAGTTGCATCCATTTACAGCATTTTGAGGGTCATAAAATGATGTTATTTTACTATTTTCATTACCTAAAGCCAAATTCACAGGTACTATATTTTTTATATTATTTAATTCTATCGTTTTTAACATTATATCATATGTATTTTTAAATGGTTCAAAACAATAAACATTTTTGTTTGTATATTTAGACAACATTATACCTGAATCACCAATAAATGCTCCAGCATCTATTATATCACGATTTTTTATATTATGTAAATTATTTATATATTCAATACTCAATTTACTGTAAAAAATACACTTTTCAAATTTATTAACTGGTAATACATAATCTTCATAAAGATAACATTCATCATTTATTTTTATAATTTTTGATAAATATTCATTATACATTTTGACAACAGATTTCAATTCTTCCCCATTGATAATTGACTTATAACTATCAATATTATTAATTATTTTGAATACCTTAATTATTATATTTGATATAGTTTCTATACTATCTTTATCTAGATTTTTCATAAGAATTTTATATTTTTTTATAAAATTTTTATCTTCTTTTAATGATTTTATAAATTTTTTTACCCATTCTATATCATATGCTTCCATTGGATCATCGTCTAATTTATTATTCAGATATATTCTAATATTATTTCTTAATTTTTTAAAAGGTATCCACCATACTATTTCATCTATCACTTTTCTATTCATATATAAACTCCAAGTAAAAAATTGCAATAAAGATACCCTACCAATAGAGATAGGGTTAAATATATTATTAAAATTATATTATTTTTATTATTTAGAATATTGGCTTGGCTTGGCTTGGCTTGGCTTGGCTTGGCTTGGCTTGGCTTGGCTTGGAATAAGCCTATATTTAATGAGTTAAAAATTATTACCATATATTTATTATATATAATAATATAAAAAATATCAAATTAATAATTTTTATATGATATATTAAATATATTCATCTATATTTTTACTAGAAGTTTTCCATGGTATTTCATATTTTCTATTTTTTATATCACAATATTTACATAATGGTATTGGTTTAGCAATAAAATTTAATAATTCATCATAACTATTTGCCTTATGTATATCAATATTATCATTTTCCATTGTAGATATATTTTTTTAAAAAATTATTGAAATAATTAATATAACATGCTATTGGATAGGTAAAAAGTTTATTCATAAATAATGTTTTATTATTCATACTATAAATTTAAATTGATTTGATTATTACTCCTACTTGTTGATGATTGGATATTGCTATATATTCATATGTAATATTATATTTTTCACAAAATTCCTTAAAAGCTTTATATTCATGATTTTGCCAATTTGGATAATTAAAATATTCATCAAAAATTATTATTGTACCAACAATAATTCTATCATATATATTATCAAAAATTATTTTTGTGGAGGAATATAAATCACAATCTATATGTATGAATATGATTTTTTCTTGATGTTCTTTTAAAAAATCAGGTAAAGTTTTATCAAAATAGCCTTTCACTAAACAAACATTATCATTGACTTTTGGCATATTTCCACTTAAATCAAAATATCCTTTATTAAAAGTCCAACCTTCCCAGTTATTTGGTAACCCTTCAAATGAATCAAAACCATAAAATTTATTTTTTTCCATAATTGATGATAATCTATTTATTGAAGTTCCATTAAAAACTCCAAATTCTAAAAAAAGATAATTAGTATTTTTGTATTGAAACAAATAATTATAGAATATATGTTCATACATATTAACAATATTATCAAAAAGAATAGCATTTAATGCATATTTTTTTATATAATGTATTGTTTCTAATGTAGCCTCTTTTTTTAAATTGTATATAATTTCTGTATTTTCTTCTGTTATTTTAATTTTATTATCTTTATCTATAAGATAATTCAGATATATTCTAATATTATTTCTTAATTTTTTAAAAGGTATCCACCATACTATTTCATCTATCACTTTTCTATTCATATATAAACTCCAAGTAAAAAATTGCAATAAAGATACCCTACCAATAGAGATAGGGTTAAATATATTATTAAAATTATATTATTTTTATTATTTAGAATATTGGCTTGGCTTGGCTTGGCTTGGCTTGGCTTGGCTTGGCTTGGCTTGGCTTGGCTTGGAATAAGCCTATATTTAATGAGTTAAAAATTATTACCATATATTTATTATATATAATAATATAAAAAATATCAAATTAATAATTTTTATATGATATATTAAATATATTCATCTATATTTTTACTAGAAGTTTTCCATGGTATTTCATATTTTCTATTTTTTATATCACAATATTTACATAATGGTATTGGTTTAGCAATAAAATTTAATAATTCATCATAACTATTTGCCTTATGTATA is a genomic window containing:
- a CDS encoding FkbM family methyltransferase, with the translated sequence MNRKVIDEIVWWIPFKKLRNNIKLCLNSICENNIDNSLETWDENIVKIFREEIINDKNFWNKYINLIHKLDDESIEIVHKIIFDRIKKFENINDKVYLTGNDAKNCVNIIRYMQNMTNKIDDECYIYKNYLLPINHFEICVFYDKHGIEIIKNINNVKEKNIIDAGAFIGDSAIVLSEYTNKNVYSFEPIKINYELMLKTIKLNNKKNIIPVNLALGENNDKIEISHIETVTTGISLNNTKEVQGYNKVDETINIISLDSYVEENNLEIGLIKTDLEGFEQPFLKGAINTIKKQKPVLLISIYHNYSDFFDIKPMIDNLNLGYKFKIVKPNEQTAIVETMLIAEVY
- a CDS encoding RsiV family protein, whose translation is MKAIFLTALCTLFIFVSCGNSNNAKQETATENNTAEITPLQLSENEKANNYEVVYLVADTGEYINSEIAQNESGNFGVVYYRDINQNLNTFNVTKAGELDEGNISATSYDNKTLEGNFPSTAYPFVAKIDGKEMTFKAAKTPVTGARIIEYSYSNVSPESSTNGQRFFQFKTAIFALKNDSKSANIDKINLDINKDFGITDASTFNDLGKLLTAQSLISNKMTPIYDEWVKSDYISHIENYSSQYGIDYLSEKVVSINKMVYEYTGGAHGNYATVNSVYSLDTGNQLKIADLITDLKNTDLINLVKDKLVKMEGRDANSYSGLDELSLENNNFYLTSKGLVFTWGIYEIGPYAIGETRVLIPTEEIKPYLKDEYKTIFE
- a CDS encoding FkbM family methyltransferase, with the translated sequence MNRKVIDEIVWWIPFKKLRNNIRIYLNNKLDDDPMEAYDIEWVKKFIKSLKEDKNFIKKYKILMKNLDKDSIETISNIIIKVFKIINNIDSYKSIINGEELKSVVKMYNEYLSKIIKINDECYLYEDYVLPVNKFEKCIFYSKLSIEYINNLHNIKNRDIIDAGAFIGDSGIMLSKYTNKNVYCFEPFKNTYDIMLKTIELNNIKNIVPVNLALGNENSKITSFYDPQNAVNGCNSLINNNNDVYTNEEIINMITLDEFVYKNNLEVGLIKTDLEGFEQEFLKGAINTIKKHKPVLLISIYHNYSDFFDIKPMIEDLNLGYKFKIVKPIDNTIILETTLIAEIY
- a CDS encoding class I SAM-dependent methyltransferase; translated protein: MNRKVIDEIVWWIPFKKLRNNIRIYLNYLIDKDNKIKITEENTEIIYNLKKEATLETIHYIKKYALNAILFDNIVNMYEHIFYNYLFQYKNTNYLFLEFGVFNGTSINRLSSIMEKNKFYGFDSFEGLPNNWEGWTFNKGYFDLSGNMPKVNDNVCLVKGYFDKTLPDFLKEHQEKIIFIHIDCDLYSSTKIIFDNIYDRIIVGTIIIFDEYFNYPNWQNHEYKAFKEFCEKYNITYEYIAISNHQQVGVIIKSI